From the genome of Monomorium pharaonis isolate MP-MQ-018 chromosome 1, ASM1337386v2, whole genome shotgun sequence:
AAAGATGGCCTTCTGCGAATCATACGTCCAGAAACAGAATTTCACTGCCTCACGGTGTTCTGTATAAAGAcaaatgtagaaaaatgtaGACAacataaaaagaacaaaaataaaaaataaatacagataATCATTGTGTTGGTAGTGCGGAACGTAAGGGAACAATCGCATTGAAAAATCTCATAGAAATACAAGCTctataaaagtgaaaattcaAAGCTAAAAACAAGATAATTTACCTTTGTCATATCCTGTGTGCTGCTCATTGGCCGAGATATCGTGGCTACACTGGCTTTCCTCCTAGtcacctaaaaaaaaattgacaaaaaaacgAAATGATTAATCGAGCgaacaaaattatatctaacaTGAAgaagttatatgtataaaaacaaaaaatgcgtAGTTAGTAAATGTCAatgtagttaataaatttttgataacttAAGAATACTACATGTATCATgtgtatttcatattttgacaaattaattCTACACATTTGcatgtaatatacatttaacattttaaaaatatttattgtataattgtaatacaaaTGTACTCACTCTATGCCAAGATTGACTTCTGGACCAGATAACATTTGATTCAAAAGCATTTCCTCGCTACAATTGGTTGAGCTCTGCCTCAAATGTTGCAGTACCACACGCAACACTGTTTTCTCTGGTGAACAATGTGATCCCGTATCATTACTCATACTATTCGCTGCATCGTTATTATTTTGCGCTTTGACAATTCTTCTTTCATATACTTGACCCTGtacagaaataattacaagatatACAAATGCAACGATTAATAATTTCAGCGATATACATTCTCAATGTCAGTGTCGTGCATCATTGAGCTTATGTTTTGTATTCTTTAGCGCAGCCATATTCATTATTCCTCCGGTTTTCATTAAAGGGATCCGACTAAATTAACATAGATCTCGCGTTATCTTTCCTATCTATCgtgtattttacttttattacgtatacatataaaattatcttaccGTCAACGTATTGGACGAGACGTTTTCCCCGAGCGCCAAACAATATCGACGCCAGCCAGTCGCTTGTGGAGTTTTTGAATAATCTTCATCTCTCCTTTCTccttgaaataaatttcttaatctaAGTTATATGCtacacatttaattaaaaacaaattaatgtgCAATCCGAACCTGACATTGTCATCCGAGAGAGTTTCACGTTTCCTCAAAGGTttcgtcttcttctttttaaattgaatattaggCGCTTCGTTATCACCGCTCCTCAttctttctaaattaataaaacctaATATCTCctcacaaataaaatcaacacACAAACCTCGAAAGATAGGTTAACGTTTAATCGTTAAGAAGGTTAAGACAGATGCACTATTCAATGTCCTCAAAAACaactgcaaaaaaatattgtaaataaaaaaatacattttcattaaaaaaaaaacaatatttttctattatttaatataaatttatgcatagataaaataattcatttaataatataatattaaatgatatattattgtttcgaTAATGTATCGAATCAATTATCGATCGATGTGGGATATCGATTggacttatattttaatttacacatactttctttttttatggaaagtaattataatttatgaaacataatttaaacatgaattaataataattagtctTATTAGTGCGAAAACGCAAAGttcaaaatgatatatatcGCAGAGGCACTCGACTTGACGCGTGAAGTTAGCGCCAGAAATCATCATCTCTGGCTCGAGCCAACTTAATATAGTTGTCTGTGTCCCGTTCCGTTCCGGAAGGAAAGTGAACCCCTATAATAGTATATTTCTTTCCGGAACGGAACGGGGCACGGGACAGATCAGCTCTCGATCGAGTCTTCTTGGCAAATCATCTAATCGGTAAATATGACGCATATTTATCTTCTACTGTGTTTCGTTCGAACGCGTATTCCTCGTAGCGTAAATCGCGACGCGTGGAGCGGTCGCGCGATTGTAGCATGCGACAACAATTCCGTGCAAAAGCCGATCGCGCGGGAAAGGTAACCCCTTCTCCATTTTAACAGCTTCCTCTGTTTATTTCACTCGCGGAATCCGTGACAATCAATGGCAATCCCGAGACGTATCGGCTCTGCGACGTGTAATTGGCAATAAATGATGTTTACATTAATgctatattgtaatattttaacggTCGAAAAAGTATTTcgtctttttcttttcgtaaGTAACGTTTCGAAAAGTAACGGACGCCGGGACAGTTCTCGATCAAGTGACATCGCATCATTAATAATCGCTTCATcggtaattaatattacattgtcTGAAGTATATTCCTCATTTAAATGTAGATCGCGATGCGTGGAGCGGTCGCATGCAACCGTAATATCCGATATTTGCATATTCGTGCAAAAGTCGATTACACGGGAAAAGTATCTCATTCCTTCGCCATGTTAATTAACAGAGTTCCTTTTTCACTTGCAGAATCCGTAACAATCCTGAGATGCATTGGCCCTGGGAGCGGATATCGTTGCGACGTTCGATTGGTAAgtgaaatttacatttaattctatattgTAACAAAAGTCATTGAACGGTCGAATAAGTCTCACCGCGCTCCACGTCTcgacacatattttatttcacatttcgATATTTCTTGGATAATTATTCTCGCGAGCGATCGGAGCGATTGACGTGATAATCGCATTTTCGCGATAATGCGacaattgttacaaaaaagtgtcgttcaaaaaaattacgttgGTCGGTATACGGAAAATTCGTGTACGCGCATAGAGTTGTATCAGgtgataatgaaatattttaatcattttaaatcacatttatCTGTTATTTTCAGAACGCAACGAATGTGGAACGACTCGCCGTTGCTAGAACAAGTGCTATCGCAAAGTTTTTAATCGTCTTATTACGGTAAGTCTTATTACGTTAAATTTGTGTCGCAATTCGCTCGAACGTgtatctatacatttatactcGTTCGAACGCAAATCGCGACACGTTAATCGTGGCCCACGAAGTTGACTGTGGGCAGAAAAAAAACTTCTATCGCCattcttaattacatttttttctcattttcagAACGTGACGGATGTGAAACGACCCGGCGCTATATAGAACGGCATCGCAAATCATCATAAGTGGTAAGTGTAACGTACACATCCCAGTAagcaagaaattatttaagattttgtaaatcataaactaatattaagattttatttaattataactttatcgtagtttattataatattaaaataatattaatatgtatcaaatttgttaattcCTTTTATGAATTgtgataatgatttatttgatgttttcaacatcattttaattttatacatatagctTTCAAATAGAAGACAACTAAATTTATCCAGTGAAccaaattttctttacatcTTTTGTTAAATGAATGAGATTATGAAcattatgatttataaattcttatccATATAAGtcaccaaatttttttacaaaatattataataatttatttgcctaaatacattttgttattaaatcgTCACATATTAGTATCTGAATTGCgcaatgtaaaaatagaaaatgcagataataatgctttttaaaatatggttTTATCATCCATGGAccataatgtaacaaaaagttCTAAATTTAACCGCATGCCATCTGTCATATTCTGTTATTAGTCTAGGTTTTCTTGTAAACTTATGACGAGTtgaattgtatattaattttagttttttattaatagcaacgatttttttttattagacgagTTTCGTGAATGCCTTTAATCCAAAAACTTAACAAGCGtttcataatttctaataGTACAAAATGCatagtttaaagaaaaatttgtgacaatttttaaattacataaaatagacTTTTCTTTGTGATAATCTTTATTAGTccgtaaataaaattcatttgttCCTAGTTCTGACTTTAATTCTGGGAAAgtcattaaattgtttataaacagACTTtggttaaataattaatacagctatgataagagttaaaaattttacacacatacaaagGCATCGCAAAGAATCTTACTAATGTTTACTTTTAAAACTCGATTATTTAACTGCAAACATTctgtttgaaaaatttacattttttaaatgaattaaaaaaaattaaatgttaaaaagatataatagtttttaagcTTATATCCATAACAAACAATTGGGAAGAACCTGAGAAAAGCAATTGGGAAGAACCTGAGTTGCTTTAATTcaccaattttaattaaaataggcCAAAATTGAATACCACTACTTTTTGTTAGAGGAAATCCGCAGGAAaagattatacaaaaattaatgcacAAGAAATTGCATACTTTTGTGCatgaatttctgcagtttttatacatttttgtacaaagattttgccttaaaaatttttctgcagaaaattttgcagaaatttatGTAACCTTTTCAGAAAGcaagaaatttcagaaaacatatataaaattctgcaaaatattgtgCAGAAAAATTCGGAAGGCGAAAActatgtacaaaaatctgtaaaagcCAAAGAGATTCATgcacaaatatatacaatttttggtgcaataatttttgcataatttttccTACAGAAAtctatcaatattaattgatatgtTAACTccatttcttgaaaaattacgttgaattaattgtaataataaatttgatttaatctaAAGTGACGTGTTGGAtagttataacaattttagcgataaatatcaaaagttcttgtataattttgtGCTTTAATATCGTTTCTAAACAAAGTTCTGACTTTTAAACGTGTGCACATAATGCCcgaaatcagcacgatactCGAATAAAAGTGTCGTGCTAGGTAGACATatttggcgacaattctcggtAGTTCTCGTATATTGCTgtgtttttcaataatttttcaacagagttctatcgtttaaaattgtgcacataattttaaatgatcgAAAACAGCACGACACACGAATTAAactgtcgtgctggatagtttttacatatctggcgacaattctcgacagttctggtatactgctgtgtttttctataatttttaaacagagttctaacgtttaaacttgcgtacacaattttaaatggtTGAAATTAGCacgaaacttaaatttaattgtcgtgctggatagtttttacatatctgccgacaattctcgacagttctcgtatattgctgtgtttttctataatttttaaacagagttttaTTCTtcaaacttgtgtacacaattttaaaaggctgaaatcagcacgaaactcgaatttaattgtcgtgctggatagtttttacatatctggcgacaattctcgtcTGGTTTTGTATAGTtctgtgtttttctattttatttaaacagagttttaTCGTTTAAATgtgtgcacataattttaaatgcgcgaaatcagcacgacccttgaaaaaatttgtcgttCTTGGTAGTTATGACAATCTTACCGACAAATCTCCGTAGTTATTTACAGCTCTGTgccttaattttatttttaaatagagttTTTGcgattaaacatatttaaaaattttttcatttccgTAATCAGCACGACACTCGGGTAAAGGTGTCGTGCTGAATAGTTATAACAATTCtatcaacattttttgatatttctgGTATAGTTCTTTGCTTTCATACCATTTTTAAACAGAGAATACATTCTTGAATGGAAAATTTCCAGTGGCTCTTTTCAATTAGTCTTCCCTTTGGTGGTAAAATATAACAGAATTATAAACTGTTTTACAACTTTAGTATTTGTCACAAAAGAGATACGTTACATTTTACACAATTGTACTAatgtagaatatttattaaatcttttatcatatttgcattaaaacCTATTCTTATAACTACAGTTTATATTGtatgtttgtaaaaattaactaagattgagaaataatgagaaaatattgtgatatgtatatgtaccATATTACAATAAACAGTACAAACATGTGCAGAGAGATTTTGATTTACACTTACTTTATTCCCTTCAGTTTTTTTGTgagcaaaaacataatatttatttatctgtaGAGCCCTTAATTTGTTCGAGACTAGttgtttttagtttataaGATAAAGACATTAAGAAACTTCTTTTAATACGTAATctgtttgttattttttatcttatgaaTTAATTCACtagtatacaaaatatatttcaaatttattagacaatttttttttcagttattgctaaatataaattataaggaAACTGCGTGTTAATGTGTATTAGACTTTAGCATCTTTTTGACGGATAGACAGATTAAggtctatataaaaaaataaatgttacatttttttcacaaaaaaaccAAAGGGATTGTCAACTCTAAATCAAAATTACTTAAACATGTGGATAGTGTTCATTGTTACTTAATTCAACCGGCAAAACAGAAATTacaaatactatatataacagtaaaaaatcgaatacataaaaaaattaaagaataaattttcgtCATGACATTGAGAAATAGATCAATATTAGcggaacattttttttcgttacaatgtaaacgttttttattcggtttaatataagtatataatatgtattcaCTTTCGGAAAGTGAGTTTAAATCTTCAATgtcaatttgtatattttctttgttacgagtactttttttgtaattgactctgtcatgaaaaataaattctaataattgtaCAGATTACAAAAACGATTTGTAAACAgctgtttaaaattataatttatttgtaataaaatatattattagcaACTTTGAGGGAGAGAAatcagaattttaataattattattttaccagAATGTCAACATTAGATCGATTTAAAATAGGCCATTTTTCGATAAAATGTGCAGTGATAGCTTCTGATTCTTGCCtcaattaatagatattttttcaatagatAAAAACTTCTTCCTaaggattattttttatgtttaaccATCATACATAGGAatcatttaagaataaatctgaaaatattacattaatgtaatataatttttttatttcgttcttcatttctaattttatctattattttttggtTGGTATTTCGTTTACGTTTTCTGTtggtttaatattttgtgGTTTTATGCAACtactttaaaacattaaattattggctTTATCAACTAATTTTCCCTTTGCTGCAATTATCCAGTTGAAGATTTCTGTTTTTGAAACGTACAGATATAGTAGACCGTTGTAGATTTGTCAGAAAataagttcttttttatttttacaatggtttgataattttgtcttattaattgttttatagtaATACattaaagtttgtttttaattatttaagtaaaatgtgaaatttatta
Proteins encoded in this window:
- the LOC118644964 gene encoding uncharacterized protein LOC118644964 isoform X1, which produces MTMSGERRDEDYSKTPQATGWRRYCLALGENVSSNTLTGQVYERRIVKAQNNNDAANSMSNDTGSHCSPEKTVLRVVLQHLRQSSTNCSEEMLLNQMLSGPEVNLGIE
- the LOC118644964 gene encoding uncharacterized protein LOC118644964 isoform X2; amino-acid sequence: MTMSERRDEDYSKTPQATGWRRYCLALGENVSSNTLTGQVYERRIVKAQNNNDAANSMSNDTGSHCSPEKTVLRVVLQHLRQSSTNCSEEMLLNQMLSGPEVNLGIE